From the genome of Uranotaenia lowii strain MFRU-FL chromosome 1, ASM2978415v1, whole genome shotgun sequence, one region includes:
- the LOC129740990 gene encoding histone H2B, whose protein sequence is MAPKTSGKAAKKSGKAQKNIAKGDKKKRKVRRKESYAIYIFKVLKQVHPDTGISSKAMSIMNSFVNDIFERIAAESSRLAHYNKRSTITSREIQTAVRLLLPGELAKHAVSEGTKAVTKYTSSK, encoded by the coding sequence ATGGCACCGAAAACCAGCGGAAAGGCCGCCAAGAAGTCCGGCAAGGCCCAGAAGAACATCGCCAAGGGAGACAAGAAGAAGAGGAAGGTCCGCAGGAAGGAAAGCTATGCTATCTACATCTTCAAAGTGTTGAAGCAAGTCCACCCTGATACCGGAATCTCATCGAAGGCCATGAGCATCATGAACAGCTTCGTCAACGATATCTTTGAACGTATCGCTGCTGAATCGTCGCGTCTGGCTCACTACAACAAGCGCTCGACCATCACATCCCGCGAAATCCAGACTGCCGTACGTCTGCTGCTTCCGGGAGAGTTGGCCAAGCACGCCGTCTCTGAAGGAACCAAGGCTGTCACCAAGTACACCAGCTCcaagtaa
- the LOC129741076 gene encoding histone H2A yields MSGRGKGGKVKGKAKSRSSRAGLQFPVGRIHRLLRKGNYAERVGAGAPVYLAAVMEYLAAEVLELAGNAARDNKKTRIIPRHLQLAIRNDEELNKLLSGVTIAQGGVLPNIQAVLLPKKTEKKA; encoded by the coding sequence ATGTCAGGCCGCGGCAAAGGAGGAAAAGTCAAGGGAAAGGCAAAGTCCCGATCATCTCGTGCCGGACTTCAGTTCCCAGTTGGTCGTATCCATCGTCTGCTCCGCAAGGGCAACTACGCAGAACGTGTCGGAGCTGGAGCTCCCGTCTATCTGGCCGCTGTCATGGAATATCTGGCAGCTGAAGTGCTGGAATTGGCAGGAAACGCCGCTCGTGACAACAAGAAGACCCGTATCATCCCGCGTCATCTTCAGTTGGCCATCCGTAACGACGAGGAATTGAACAAACTGCTTTCGGGCGTCACCATTGCTCAGGGAGGTGTTCTGCCAAACATCCAAGCCGTTTTGCTACCCAAAAAGACCGAAAAGAAGGCTTAA
- the LOC129741098 gene encoding histone H4: MTGRGKGGKGLGKGGAKRHRKVLRDNIQGITKPAIRRLARRGGVKRISGLIYEETRGVLKVFLENVIRDAVTYTEHAKRKTVTAMDVVYALKRQGRTLYGFGG, from the coding sequence ATGACTGGCCGTGGCAAGGGAGGCAAAGGACTCGGAAAGGGAGGCGCCAAGCGTCATCGCAAAGTTCTGCGTGACAACATCCAGGGTATCACCAAGCCCGCTATCCGTCGTCTGGCTCGTCGTGGAGGAGTCAAGCGTATCTCTGGTCTGATCTACGAGGAAACCCGAGGTGTGCTGAAGGTGTTCCTGGAAAACGTGATCCGTGACGCTGTCACCTACACTGAACACGCCAAGCGCAAGACCGTCACTGCTATGGACGTCGTCTATGCCCTGAAGCGACAGGGACGCACCCTGTACGGTTTCGGAGGTTAA
- the LOC129758101 gene encoding uncharacterized protein LOC129758101 has product MARTKQTARKSTGGKAPRKQLATKAARKSAPATGGVKKPHRYRPGTVALREIRRYQKSTELLIRKLPFQRLVREIAQDFKTDLRFQSSAVMALQEASEAYLVGLFEDTNLCAIHAKRVTIMPKDIQLARRIRGEPKMSGRGKGGKVKGKAKSRSSRAGLQFPVGRIHRLLRKGNYAERVGAGAPVYLAAVMEYLAAEVLELAGNAARDNKKTRIIPRHLQLAIRNDEELNKLLSGVTIAQGGVLPNIQAVLLPKKTEKKKSLVALKRAVGLIEIDRINPASSLTSETVQSASLSLQGIDDVHSSDGLALGVFSVGDSVTDHVFQEHLQHTSGFLVDQTRDTLDSSTTSQTTDSGLGDTLDVVTQNFAMTLGASLSESFASLATSFTMARTKQTARKSTGGKAPRKQLATKAARKSAPATGGVKKPHRYRPGTVALREIRRYQKSTELLIRKLPFQRLVREIAQDFKTDLRFQSSAVMALQEASEAYLVGLFEDTNLCAIHAKRVTIMPKDIQLARRIRGERA; this is encoded by the exons ATGGCCCGTACCAAGCAGACCGCTCGTAAGTCCACCGGAGGAAAAGCTCCTCGCAAGCAGCTGGCGACCAAGGCTGCCCGTAAGAGCGCtccagctaccggaggagttaAGAAGCCTCATCGTTATCGGCCAGGAACTGTTGCCCTGCGTGAGATTCGTCGTTACCAGAAGTCGACTGAGCTGCTGATCCGCAAGCTGCCTTTCCAGCGTCTGGTTCGTGAGATCGCCCAGGACTTCAAGACTGATCTGCGTTTCCAGAGCTCGGCTGTCATGGCCCTGCAGGAAGCCAGCGAAGCTTATCTGGTCGGATTGTTCGAGGACACCAATCTGTGCGCCATTCACGCCAAGCGTGTCACCATCATGCCCAAGGACATCCAGCTGGCTCGCCGCATTCGTGGAGAAC CAAAAATGTCTGGCCGCGGCAAAGGAGGAAAAGTCAAGGGAAAGGCAAAGTCCCGATCATCTCGTGCCGGACTTCAGTTCCCAGTCGGTCGTATCCATCGTCTGCTCCGCAAGGGCAACTACGCAGAACGTGTCGGAGCTGGAGCTCCCGTCTATCTGGCCGCTGTCATGGAATATCTGGCAGCTGAAGTGCTGGAATTGGCAGGAAACGCCGCTCGTGACAACAAGAAGACCCGTATCATCCCGCGTCATCTTCAGTTGGCCATCCGTAACGACGAGGAATTGAACAAACTGCTTTCGGGCGTCACCATTGCTCAGGGAGGTGTTCTGCCAAACATCCAAGCCGTTTTGCTGCCCAAGAAGACCGAAAAGAAG AAAAGTTTGGTAGCCCTGAAAAGGGCTGTTGGTTTGATAGAAATTGACAGAATAAATCCGGCGTCCAGTTTAACCTCCGAAACCGTACAGAGTGCGTCCCTGTCGCTTCAGGGCATAGACGACGTCCATAGCAGTGACGGTCTTGCGCTTGGCGTGTTCAGTGTAGGTGACAGCGTCACGGATCACGTTTTCCAGGAACACCTTCAGCACACCTCGGGTTTCCTCGTAGATCAGACCAGAGATACGCTTGACTCCTCCACGACGAGCCAGACGACGGATAGCGGGCTTGGTGATACCCTGGATGTTGTCACGCAGAACTTTGCGATGACGCTTGGCGCCTCCCTTTCCGAGTCCTTTGCCTCCCTTGCCACG TCATTCACCATGGCCCGTACCAAGCAGACCGCTCGTAAGTCCACCGGAGGAAAAGCTCCTCGCAAGCAGCTGGCGACCAAGGCTGCCCGTAAGAGCGCtccagctaccggaggagttaAGAAGCCTCATCGTTATCGGCCAGGAACTGTTGCCCTGCGTGAGATTCGTCGTTACCAGAAGTCGACTGAGCTGCTGATCCGCAAGCTGCCTTTCCAGCGTCTGGTTCGTGAGATCGCCCAGGACTTCAAGACTGATCTGCGTTTCCAGAGCTCGGCTGTCATGGCCCTGCAGGAAGCCAGCGAAGCTTATCTGGTCGGATTGTTCGAGGACACCAATCTGTGCGCCATTCACGCCAAGCGTGTCACCATCATGCCCAAGGACATCCAGCTGGCTCGCCGCATTCGTGGAGAACGTGCTTAA
- the LOC129740986 gene encoding histone H2B yields the protein MAPKTSGKAAKKSGKAQKNIAKGDKKKRKVRRKESYAIYIFKVLKQVHPDTGISSKAMSIMNSFVNDIFERIAAESSRLAHYNKRSTITSREIQTAVRLLLPGELAKHAVSEGTKAVTKYTSSK from the coding sequence ATGGCACCGAAAACCAGCGGAAAAGCCGCCAAGAAGTCCGGCAAGGCCCAGAAGAACATCGCCAAGGGAGACAAGAAGAAGAGGAAGGTCCGCAGGAAGGAAAGCTATGCTATCTACATCTTCAAAGTGTTGAAGCAAGTCCACCCTGATACCGGAATCTCATCGAAGGCCATGAGCATCATGAACAGCTTCGTCAACGATATCTTTGAACGTATCGCTGCTGAATCGTCGCGTCTGGCTCACTACAACAAGCGCTCGACCATCACATCCCGCGAAATCCAGACTGCCGTACGTCTGCTGCTTCCGGGAGAGTTGGCCAAGCACGCCGTCTCTGAAGGAACCAAGGCTGTCACCAAGTACACCAGCTCcaagtaa
- the LOC129740953 gene encoding histone H2A produces MSGRGKGGKVKGKAKSRSSRAGLQFPVGRIHRLLRKGNYAERVGAGAPVYLAAVMEYLAAEVLELAGNAARDNKKTRIIPRHLQLAIRNDEELNKLLSGVTIAQGGVLPNIQAVLLPKKTEKKA; encoded by the coding sequence ATGTCTGGCCGCGGCAAAGGAGGAAAAGTCAAGGGAAAGGCAAAGTCCCGATCATCTCGTGCCGGACTTCAGTTCCCAGTCGGTCGTATCCATCGTCTGCTCCGCAAGGGCAACTACGCAGAACGTGTCGGAGCTGGAGCTCCCGTCTATCTGGCCGCTGTCATGGAATATCTGGCAGCTGAAGTGCTGGAATTGGCAGGAAACGCCGCTCGTGACAACAAGAAGACCCGTATCATCCCGCGTCATCTTCAGTTGGCCATCCGTAACGACGAGGAATTGAACAAACTGCTTTCGGGCGTCACCATTGCTCAGGGAGGTGTTCTGCCAAACATCCAAGCCGTTTTGCTGCCCAAGAAGACCGAAAAGAAGGCTTAA
- the LOC129740883 gene encoding histone H1B-like: MTDTEIAAAAPAAAASPAKATKEPKAPKGDKKPKKPSTHPPVNDMVVAAIKALKERKGSSLQAIKKYIAANYKCDVAKLSPFIRKALKSGVEKGKFAQTKGTGASGSFKIKAEEKKPAGEKKKKVAAKKPKKPAGEKKPKKAAGEKKAVAKKPKAAGAKKPKAAAEKKAKAATAKTAKKAGTVKKAAAPKKAAAPKKAAAKPKVAKKPKTPKKPAAKKAVAKKAAAKK, translated from the coding sequence ATGACTGATACCGAAATTGCTGCTGCGGCTCCAGCTGCCGCTGCCTCTCCTGCCAAGGCCACCAAGGAGCCGAAGGCTCCCAAGGGAGATAAGAAGCCGAAGAAGCCATCCACCCACCCGCCGGTCAACGACATGGTTGTTGCCGCCATCAAGGCCCTGAAGGAACGCAAAGGATCGTCGCTGCAGGCCATCAAGAAGTACATTGCCGCCAACTACAAGTGCGATGTGGCCAAGCTGTCGCCCTTTATCAGAAAGGCCCTGAAGAGTGGTGTTGAGAAGGGAAAGTTCGCGCAAACCAAGGGCACCGGAGCTTCCGGATCGTTCAAGATCAAGGCTGAGGAAAAGAAGCCAGCTGgtgagaagaagaagaaggtcgCTGCCAAGAAGCCAAAGAAGCCCGCTGGTGAGAAAAAACCAAAGAAGGCCGCTGGTGAAAAGAAGGCTGTTGCCAAGAAACCAAAAGCCGCTGGCGCTAAAAAGCCAAAGGCCGCTGCAGAGAAAAAGGCCAAGGCTGCTACTGCCAAGACCGCCAAGAAAGCCGGCACAGTGAAGAAGGCCGCGGCTCCCAAGAAGGCTGCTGCACCCAAAAAGGCCGCTGCCAAGCCAAAGGTCGCCAAGAAGCCCAAGACCCCCAAGAAGCCAGCGGCCAAGAAGGCTGTAGCCAAGAAGGCTGCCGCCAAGAAGTAA
- the LOC129740997 gene encoding histone H2B encodes MAPKTSGKAAKKSGKAQKNIAKGDKKKRKVRRKESYAIYIFKVLKQVHPDTGISSKAMSIMNSFVNDIFERIAAESSRLAHYNKRSTITSREIQTAVRLLLPGELAKHAVSEGTKAVTKYTSSK; translated from the coding sequence ATGGCACCGAAAACCAGCGGAAAGGCCGCCAAGAAGTCCGGCAAGGCCCAGAAGAACATCGCCAAGGGAGACAAGAAGAAGAGGAAGGTCCGCAGGAAGGAAAGCTATGCTATCTACATCTTCAAAGTGTTGAAGCAAGTCCACCCTGATACCGGAATCTCATCGAAGGCCATGAGCATCATGAACAGCTTCGTCAACGATATCTTTGAACGTATCGCTGCTGAATCGTCGCGTCTGGCTCACTACAACAAGCGCTCGACCATCACATCCCGCGAAATCCAGACTGCCGTACGTCTGCTGCTTCCGGGAGAGTTGGCCAAGCACGCCGTCTCTGAAGGAACCAAGGCTGTCACCAAGTACACCAGCTCCAAGTAA
- the LOC129740938 gene encoding histone H2A — MSGRGKGGKVKGKAKSRSSRAGLQFPVGRIHRLLRKGNYAERVGAGAPVYLAAVMEYLAAEVLELAGNAARDNKKTRIIPRHLQLAIRNDEELNKLLSGVTIAQGGVLPNIQAVLLPKKTEKKA; from the coding sequence ATGTCTGGCCGCGGTAAAGGAGGAAAAGTCAAGGGAAAGGCAAAGTCCCGATCATCTCGTGCCGGACTTCAGTTCCCAGTCGGTCGTATCCATCGTCTGCTCCGCAAGGGCAACTACGCAGAACGTGTCGGAGCTGGAGCTCCCGTCTATCTGGCCGCTGTCATGGAATATCTGGCAGCTGAAGTGTTGGAATTGGCAGGAAACGCCGCTCGTGACAACAAGAAGACCCGTATCATCCCGCGTCATCTTCAGTTGGCAATCCGTAACGACGAGGAATTGAACAAACTGCTTTCGGGCGTCACCATCGCTCAGGGAGGTGTTCTGCCAAACATCCAAGCCGTTTTGCTGCCCAAGAAGACCGAAAAGAAGGCTTAA
- the LOC129740980 gene encoding histone H2B produces MAPKTSGKAAKKSGKAQKNIAKGDKKKRKVRRKESYAIYIFKVLKQVHPDTGISSKAMSIMNSFVNDIFERIAAESSRLAHYNKRSTITSREIQTAVRLLLPGELAKHAVSEGTKAVTKYTSSK; encoded by the coding sequence ATGGCACCGAAAACCAGCGGAAAGGCCGCCAAGAAGTCCGGCAAGGCCCAGAAGAACATCGCCAAGGGAGACAAGAAGAAGAGGAAGGTCCGCAGGAAGGAAAGCTATGCTATCTACATCTTCAAAGTGTTGAAGCAAGTCCACCCTGATACCGGAATCTCGTCCAAGGCCATGAGCATCATGAACAGCTTCGTCAACGATATCTTTGAACGTATCGCTGCTGAATCGTCGCGTCTGGCTCACTACAACAAGCGCTCGACCATCACATCCCGCGAAATCCAGACTGCCGTACGTCTGCTGCTTCCGGGAGAGTTGGCCAAGCACGCCGTCTCTGAAGGAACCAAGGCTGTCACCAAGTACACCAGCTCCAAGTAA
- the LOC129741011 gene encoding histone H4, whose translation MTGRGKGGKGLGKGGAKRHRKVLRDNIQGITKPAIRRLARRGGVKRISGLIYEETRGVLKVFLENVIRDAVTYTEHAKRKTVTAMDVVYALKRQGRTLYGFGG comes from the coding sequence ATGACTGGCCGTGGCAAGGGAGGCAAAGGACTCGGAAAGGGAGGCGCCAAGCGTCATCGCAAAGTTCTGCGTGACAACATCCAGGGTATCACCAAGCCCGCTATCCGTCGTCTGGCTCGTCGTGGAGGAGTCAAGCGTATCTCTGGTCTGATCTACGAGGAAACCCGAGGTGTGCTGAAGGTGTTCCTGGAAAACGTGATCCGTGACGCTGTCACCTACACTGAACACGCCAAGCGCAAGACCGTTACTGCTATGGACGTCGTCTATGCCCTGAAGCGACAGGGACGCACCCTGTACGGTTTCGGAGGTTAA